The Deinococcus fonticola genome has a segment encoding these proteins:
- a CDS encoding PIN domain-containing protein, with amino-acid sequence MTAGRLVVDTNVISYIFKGDTRGPHYERLIQGHQTILPFQVVAELEEWMLNDRWGEPRRERLRNYLRQYVVIESDERMGRIWGAVRHACQKAGRRIDPADAWIAATALALRCPLVTHNAADFAGVPNLKIITEQAP; translated from the coding sequence AATGTCATTAGCTACATCTTCAAGGGCGACACTCGCGGCCCCCACTACGAACGCCTCATTCAGGGCCACCAGACCATTCTTCCGTTTCAGGTTGTGGCCGAACTGGAAGAATGGATGCTGAACGACAGGTGGGGCGAACCGCGCCGAGAGCGGCTAAGGAATTACCTCCGCCAGTACGTTGTCATTGAGTCCGACGAACGAATGGGCCGAATCTGGGGAGCAGTCCGGCACGCCTGCCAGAAAGCCGGAAGGCGAATTGACCCCGCCGACGCCTGGATTGCCGCCACCGCCCTCGCCCTGCGCTGCCCCCTCGTCACGCACAACGCCGCCGATTTCGCTGGAGTTCCCAACCTTAAAATCATCACGGAGCAAGCCCCATGA